The following proteins come from a genomic window of Nostoc sp. TCL26-01:
- the nusG gene encoding transcription termination/antitermination protein NusG has protein sequence MTFATDEPINSALQSEETAETALNEARWYAVQVASGCEKRVKTNLEQRIQTFDVAEKIVQVEIPHTPAVKIRKDGSRQHTEEKVFPGYVLVRMVMDDDTWQVVRNTSHVINFVGAEQKRGTGKGRGHVKPLPLSHSEVERIFKQTTEQEPVVKIDMASGDKIIVLSGPFKDFEGEVIEVSPERSKLKALLSIFGRDTPVELEFNQVEKQS, from the coding sequence ATGACTTTTGCAACAGACGAACCAATTAACTCGGCGTTGCAGTCAGAGGAAACAGCAGAAACAGCACTTAATGAAGCACGCTGGTATGCAGTACAAGTAGCCTCCGGCTGCGAAAAACGAGTCAAAACCAATCTAGAGCAGCGCATTCAAACCTTTGATGTTGCTGAAAAAATTGTCCAAGTAGAAATCCCCCACACACCAGCAGTGAAAATCCGCAAGGATGGTAGCCGCCAGCACACAGAAGAAAAAGTTTTTCCTGGTTATGTGCTAGTACGCATGGTGATGGATGATGATACTTGGCAGGTGGTACGCAATACATCCCATGTAATTAACTTTGTGGGAGCAGAACAAAAACGTGGCACAGGTAAAGGTCGTGGTCACGTCAAGCCATTACCCTTGAGTCACTCAGAAGTAGAGCGTATCTTCAAACAAACCACCGAACAAGAGCCAGTTGTCAAAATTGACATGGCCAGTGGTGATAAGATCATAGTGCTTTCTGGCCCATTCAAAGACTTTGAAGGTGAGGTAATAGAAGTTAGTCCAGAACGGAGTAAACTAAAAGCCTTGCTCTCGATTTTCGGGCGAGATACACCAGTAGAACTGGAATTTAATCAGGTAGAAAAACAGAGTTAA
- the rplA gene encoding 50S ribosomal protein L1, producing MTKKISRRLQGLQAKVEDKEYAPLDALALLKETATAKFAEAAEAHIRLGIDPKYTDQQLRTTVALPKGTGQIVRVAVIARGEKVTEASNAGADIAGSEELIDEIQKGRMDFDKLIATPDVMPQVAKLGKLLGPRGLMPSPKGGTVTFDIASAIAEFKAGKLEFRADRTGIVHVMFGKASFSPEDLLVNLKALQETIDRNRPSGAKGRYWRTFYVSATMGPSIKVDINALRDYKLTEAA from the coding sequence ATGACAAAAAAAATATCACGTCGCTTGCAGGGATTGCAGGCAAAAGTTGAAGATAAAGAATACGCACCTTTAGATGCCTTAGCTCTCTTGAAAGAGACAGCAACAGCTAAATTTGCGGAAGCGGCAGAAGCACATATTCGTCTGGGTATTGATCCAAAATATACAGACCAGCAGTTACGTACCACTGTAGCATTACCCAAAGGTACAGGGCAAATCGTGCGCGTCGCCGTGATTGCTCGTGGTGAAAAAGTTACAGAAGCTTCAAACGCTGGTGCTGACATAGCAGGTTCAGAAGAACTAATCGACGAGATTCAAAAAGGCAGAATGGACTTTGACAAGTTGATTGCCACCCCAGATGTGATGCCGCAGGTGGCAAAACTTGGTAAGCTATTAGGCCCTCGTGGTTTAATGCCATCACCCAAAGGGGGAACAGTAACTTTTGACATAGCTAGTGCGATCGCTGAATTCAAAGCTGGTAAACTAGAATTCCGGGCTGACCGTACAGGTATCGTCCATGTTATGTTTGGTAAGGCATCCTTCTCGCCGGAAGATTTGTTGGTAAACTTGAAGGCGTTACAAGAAACGATTGACCGTAACCGTCCTTCTGGAGCCAAAGGTCGTTACTGGCGTACATTTTATGTGTCTGCCACAATGGGGCCATCTATTAAAGTCGATATCAACGCTCTACGTGATTATAAACTGACAGAAGCAGCGTAA
- a CDS encoding MFS transporter, with protein MNDSARDDYSQNTQASQKLNFSTKVAYGAGDLGPAITANISIFFLLIFFTNVAGIPAGLAGSVLMIGKIWDAVNDPFVGVLTDKTKSRRWGRRLPWMFYGAIPFGFFFFLQWIVPRFSSDQTSNVWGLFWYYVVIGVISQVFYTVVNLPYTALTPELTQDYDERTSLNSFRFAFSIGGSIVSLIFARVIFAMISDRQQQYIVLAAICTVISVLSLYWCVFGIRDRVLAFEAKRMQVEESVSIPFLEQIKIAFSNKPFLFVIGIYLFSWLGVQITASIIPYFVINCMSLPESDVPTVMIAVQGTALLMLFVWTALSKRIGKKLVYFLGMTLWIIAGGGLFFLQPGQITLMYIMAVMAGFGVSTAYLVPWSMIPDVIELDELQTGQRREGIFYGFMVLLQKFGLAFGLFLVGNALQASGFREAVAGQTTLPTQPESALTAIRIAVGPLPTICLICGLFLTYFYPITREIHADILLKLKARQQKKDITY; from the coding sequence ATGAACGATTCTGCTCGTGATGATTATTCTCAGAATACTCAAGCAAGTCAAAAACTAAATTTTTCTACTAAGGTAGCTTACGGTGCTGGAGATTTAGGTCCGGCGATAACTGCGAATATTTCCATATTTTTTCTATTAATTTTCTTTACTAATGTTGCTGGGATTCCGGCGGGTTTGGCTGGCAGTGTGTTGATGATTGGTAAAATCTGGGATGCGGTCAACGATCCTTTTGTGGGGGTGCTGACAGATAAGACAAAATCTCGACGCTGGGGTCGTCGTTTACCTTGGATGTTTTATGGGGCTATCCCTTTCGGCTTTTTCTTTTTCTTACAGTGGATTGTACCGCGATTTAGTAGCGACCAAACTAGCAATGTTTGGGGATTGTTTTGGTATTACGTTGTCATTGGAGTCATATCTCAGGTGTTTTACACTGTGGTGAACTTACCTTACACAGCATTGACCCCAGAACTGACACAAGATTATGACGAACGGACTAGCCTCAATAGCTTTCGGTTTGCTTTTTCTATTGGTGGCAGTATAGTCTCCTTGATTTTTGCCAGGGTGATTTTTGCTATGATTAGCGATCGCCAGCAACAATATATAGTATTAGCGGCAATTTGCACTGTAATTTCTGTATTATCTCTATATTGGTGTGTTTTTGGCATACGCGATCGCGTCTTGGCATTTGAAGCAAAACGCATGCAAGTGGAAGAATCTGTATCTATCCCTTTTTTAGAACAAATTAAAATTGCATTTAGCAACAAACCTTTTCTCTTTGTTATTGGTATCTATCTCTTTTCTTGGTTAGGTGTACAAATAACCGCCAGCATTATCCCTTATTTCGTCATTAATTGTATGTCTTTACCAGAATCAGACGTACCGACAGTGATGATTGCTGTGCAAGGAACTGCTTTATTAATGTTATTTGTTTGGACTGCTTTAAGTAAAAGAATTGGCAAAAAATTAGTTTATTTCTTAGGCATGACTCTCTGGATTATTGCAGGTGGCGGCTTATTTTTCTTGCAGCCTGGTCAAATCACTTTAATGTATATCATGGCTGTCATGGCTGGGTTTGGTGTATCCACAGCTTACCTAGTTCCCTGGTCAATGATTCCTGATGTAATTGAATTAGACGAACTTCAAACTGGACAACGCCGAGAGGGGATTTTTTATGGCTTTATGGTTTTGTTGCAAAAATTTGGTTTAGCCTTCGGATTATTTCTCGTCGGTAATGCTTTGCAAGCATCTGGTTTTCGAGAAGCTGTAGCCGGACAAACTACTCTACCGACACAACCTGAATCGGCATTAACAGCCATCCGTATTGCTGTTGGGCCTTTGCCAACTATTTGTTTAATTTGCGGTTTATTTTTAACCTATTTCTATCCCATTACTCGTGAAATACACGCTGATATTTTGCTAAAACTCAAAGCACGACAACAGAAAAAAGATATCACATATTAA
- the rplJ gene encoding 50S ribosomal protein L10: MGRTLEDKQQIVAELKETLSESTLALVIEYQGLTVAEITDLRRRLRPSGTVCKVTKNTLMGIAIQDDEKWQPLSELLKGSSAFLLVKEDFSSAIKAYQDFQKVTKKTELRGGVMEGRLLKEPDVKALGDLPSKEQLMGQIAGAINAVATKLALGINEVPSGLARALQAVADQEKGGEDSAA; this comes from the coding sequence ATGGGTAGAACACTAGAAGATAAACAGCAAATAGTGGCAGAACTCAAAGAAACTTTGAGTGAGTCAACTTTGGCACTAGTAATTGAGTACCAAGGACTAACAGTTGCGGAAATTACTGACTTACGGCGGCGGCTGCGTCCGAGTGGCACTGTTTGCAAAGTCACCAAGAATACTTTGATGGGTATTGCCATTCAAGACGATGAAAAATGGCAACCTCTCTCGGAGTTACTGAAAGGTTCTTCTGCCTTTTTGTTAGTTAAAGAAGATTTTTCTTCAGCAATTAAGGCTTATCAGGATTTCCAAAAAGTTACCAAGAAGACAGAACTTCGTGGTGGCGTAATGGAAGGTCGCCTACTTAAAGAACCAGATGTCAAGGCTCTAGGAGACTTGCCATCCAAAGAACAACTCATGGGTCAAATTGCTGGAGCCATCAATGCTGTGGCTACCAAACTGGCCTTGGGTATCAACGAAGTTCCCAGTGGTTTGGCGCGTGCTTTACAGGCTGTTGCTGACCAAGAAAAAGGTGGCGAAGATAGCGCTGCTTAA
- the rplS gene encoding 50S ribosomal protein L19 codes for MNAQEIIRSIEAEHIKTNLPEIYIGDTVKVGVKIKEGDKYRVQPYEGVVIARRNGGINETITVRRVFQGVGVERVFLLHSPRIESIKVIRRGKVRRAKLYYLRDRVGKATRIKQRFDRSL; via the coding sequence ATGAACGCTCAAGAAATTATCCGTTCTATAGAAGCGGAACACATAAAAACTAATCTCCCAGAGATTTACATCGGTGATACCGTCAAAGTGGGAGTGAAAATTAAAGAAGGCGATAAATATCGCGTCCAACCCTATGAAGGCGTTGTCATCGCTAGACGGAATGGTGGGATTAACGAAACCATTACAGTTCGTCGCGTCTTCCAAGGTGTAGGTGTAGAACGGGTATTTTTGCTCCATTCCCCCAGAATTGAAAGCATCAAAGTCATCCGTCGTGGTAAAGTCAGACGTGCCAAGCTGTATTATCTCCGCGATCGCGTTGGTAAAGCTACCCGCATTAAGCAACGGTTCGACCGTTCTTTATAG
- a CDS encoding sugar ABC transporter substrate-binding protein, with product MMRLQKFKQLIAWAMLGLITSWIVSCSPGKVATNNQPTASGTAKIEFWTMQLQPQFTNYFQSLIANFESQNPGIKVNWVDVPWSAMENKILTAVSAKTPPDVVNLNPDFASQLAGRNAWIDLDTKVPPTVRSSYLPNIWQASTLNGKSFGIPWYLTTRLTIYNTDLLKQAGISTPPATYAQLAQVAQQIKDKTGKYAFFVTFVPQDSGEVLESFVQMGVTLVDTQGKAAFNSPQGKAAFQYWVDLYKKGLLPKEALTQGHRHAIDLYQSGETAFLASGPEFLKTIANNAPKIAQASLIAPQLTGDTGKKNVAVMNIVVPRDTKQPDAAVKFALFVTNDENQLAFAKAANVLPSTIKALSDPYFQDVPATASTVEKARVISAKQLQQAEILTPTLKDFNKLQKAIYENLQAAMLGEKTVDKAVEDAAQQWNNR from the coding sequence ATGATGAGATTGCAAAAATTTAAACAATTGATTGCTTGGGCAATGCTGGGTTTAATCACCAGTTGGATTGTTAGTTGTAGTCCAGGAAAAGTGGCAACAAACAATCAACCAACTGCTTCCGGAACAGCAAAAATTGAGTTTTGGACAATGCAACTCCAACCTCAATTTACTAACTATTTCCAAAGCTTAATCGCCAATTTTGAGTCACAAAATCCCGGTATCAAAGTGAACTGGGTTGATGTTCCCTGGTCGGCAATGGAGAACAAAATCTTAACAGCTGTCTCCGCAAAAACGCCACCTGATGTTGTTAACCTCAATCCAGATTTTGCATCCCAACTAGCAGGAAGAAATGCCTGGATAGATTTAGATACAAAAGTTCCCCCAACAGTCCGTTCCTCCTATCTACCAAATATTTGGCAAGCCAGCACTCTCAATGGCAAAAGTTTCGGTATTCCTTGGTACTTGACCACAAGGTTAACCATTTATAACACCGATTTATTAAAACAGGCAGGTATCAGTACACCACCTGCTACTTACGCCCAATTAGCCCAAGTGGCGCAGCAAATTAAAGATAAGACTGGGAAATACGCTTTTTTTGTGACGTTTGTTCCGCAAGATTCCGGAGAGGTTTTAGAATCTTTTGTGCAAATGGGAGTCACTCTAGTAGATACTCAGGGGAAAGCCGCTTTTAATTCTCCCCAAGGTAAAGCTGCGTTTCAGTATTGGGTAGACCTTTACAAAAAAGGGTTATTACCCAAAGAAGCCCTAACTCAAGGTCATCGTCATGCGATCGATTTATACCAATCTGGGGAAACAGCTTTTCTGGCTTCAGGACCAGAGTTTCTCAAAACCATCGCCAATAATGCGCCAAAAATCGCTCAAGCTTCTTTAATCGCACCCCAACTTACTGGTGACACGGGTAAGAAAAATGTAGCGGTGATGAATATTGTTGTTCCCCGTGATACCAAACAACCTGATGCGGCGGTGAAATTTGCTCTATTTGTCACCAATGACGAAAATCAATTAGCTTTTGCCAAAGCGGCTAATGTTTTACCCTCAACCATCAAAGCCTTATCTGATCCCTACTTTCAAGATGTGCCAGCCACTGCTTCTACTGTGGAAAAAGCTAGAGTTATTAGTGCGAAACAACTCCAACAAGCAGAAATTTTAACTCCTACTTTGAAGGATTTTAATAAGCTGCAAAAAGCAATTTATGAAAATCTCCAAGCGGCAATGTTAGGTGAGAAAACTGTAGATAAAGCTGTAGAAGATGCAGCCCAACAGTGGAATAATCGATAA
- the mutT gene encoding 8-oxo-dGTP diphosphatase MutT: MNKTTTPPHKIIGVAVIWNEQQQILIDRRRPEGTMGGLWEFPGGKVEPGETVEECIQREIYEELGINIEVKECLITIDHTYTHLRVTLTVHHCRLLQGIPQPLECDEVRWVSLDELEKFTFPEANAQIIAALKSAE, translated from the coding sequence ATGAATAAAACTACTACTCCACCCCACAAAATTATCGGTGTGGCTGTAATTTGGAACGAACAGCAGCAAATCTTAATTGATCGTCGTCGTCCAGAAGGAACAATGGGAGGCTTGTGGGAATTTCCTGGAGGTAAAGTCGAACCGGGTGAAACCGTTGAGGAATGTATTCAACGAGAAATTTATGAAGAACTAGGAATAAATATTGAAGTCAAGGAATGTCTCATCACAATTGACCACACCTACACCCACTTACGAGTGACTCTCACAGTACACCATTGCCGCTTGCTTCAAGGTATTCCCCAACCTCTAGAATGTGATGAAGTTCGCTGGGTAAGCTTGGATGAGTTGGAAAAGTTTACCTTCCCAGAGGCAAATGCTCAAATTATTGCCGCTTTAAAGAGTGCTGAGTAA
- a CDS encoding pilus assembly protein PilO, translating to MTLSDDLNFAEQAADLDADASAYPVLFGVSFTPKIIGIIVGVVGLAGAVYMLLNLVMPAWDSYQQKQAQSNDLQGQITQKKATVKQMDKVKEELAQAKQQKQQVLGLFADEKTLDTLLLDLNRLVESSNAQIPLNAVKAKLQKFVPTIQKPEPVIDGSLGIAVNGKLKRTGVNIEIVGTYEQTQSIIRNIERLQPLLIVRDYQSTLAPVQNTSPSGKLIRRIGAAPITTAFQLQALMPLSSEEMAAAAQPKK from the coding sequence ATGACGCTGAGTGATGATTTAAATTTTGCCGAACAGGCTGCTGATTTAGATGCAGACGCATCAGCTTACCCCGTCCTCTTTGGGGTCAGTTTCACACCGAAAATTATCGGTATTATAGTCGGTGTAGTCGGACTAGCCGGCGCTGTATATATGTTGCTCAATCTGGTCATGCCAGCTTGGGATAGCTATCAACAAAAGCAGGCACAAAGTAACGATTTGCAAGGGCAAATAACCCAGAAAAAAGCCACTGTCAAACAGATGGACAAGGTAAAAGAGGAATTAGCTCAAGCAAAACAGCAAAAACAACAAGTTCTCGGATTATTTGCTGATGAAAAAACCCTAGATACTTTGCTGTTAGATTTAAATCGTCTAGTTGAATCTAGTAATGCACAAATTCCTCTCAATGCTGTCAAAGCCAAACTACAAAAGTTTGTCCCGACTATACAAAAACCCGAACCAGTGATCGATGGCTCTCTAGGAATAGCAGTTAACGGTAAGCTAAAACGCACTGGCGTGAATATTGAAATCGTTGGCACTTATGAACAAACTCAATCGATTATTCGGAATATAGAGCGTCTACAGCCCTTATTAATAGTCAGAGACTATCAATCAACCTTAGCTCCCGTACAAAATACTAGCCCATCAGGTAAATTAATTCGCAGGATAGGGGCAGCTCCTATTACCACAGCCTTTCAACTACAAGCATTAATGCCCCTTAGCTCTGAAGAAATGGCAGCTGCGGCTCAACCGAAGAAGTAG
- the pilM gene encoding type IV pilus assembly protein PilM, whose product MVKSFSSLFGKSHKGVGIEIAPERVNVVQIRKQRQGLKLESLTSVAVPEGIVADGQITDPPAMAQLIQQALAESKIKTSRVATGVPGRDSIVRIIPVPAELDDKELRDMVLNHEAGLYLPYPREEADVDYQKLGYFVDEDGIEKVQVLLVATRKEVTDTYIRTFEQAGLQISVLEINSFALIRTIRDQLRQFGPQEAVVLVDIEFDSTEIAIVINGVPQFSRTVPIGTYQMQMAMARAMSLPTSRDMEILQGITIPVNSGDGEKTGVTEADPGLASVLRILGELTDELRRSIDFYLNQSENLEVAQILLGGPGGGLQQLDEFFTQRLSIPTSQIDPIGSLSLQVDPEKYPSTQRSGLAIILGLGMREV is encoded by the coding sequence GTGGTGAAAAGTTTCAGTAGTCTATTCGGCAAATCTCACAAAGGGGTGGGGATCGAAATTGCGCCAGAACGGGTGAATGTGGTGCAGATACGCAAACAGCGTCAGGGATTGAAACTAGAATCCCTCACATCAGTCGCAGTTCCTGAAGGAATTGTAGCCGATGGGCAAATCACTGATCCCCCAGCAATGGCGCAATTAATTCAGCAGGCTTTGGCGGAGAGTAAAATCAAAACTTCGCGGGTAGCAACTGGCGTACCAGGAAGAGATTCGATTGTGCGGATCATCCCTGTACCCGCCGAGTTGGATGACAAAGAATTGCGGGATATGGTGTTGAATCACGAAGCCGGGTTGTATTTACCCTATCCCCGTGAAGAGGCTGACGTAGATTATCAGAAACTTGGGTACTTTGTAGATGAAGACGGCATCGAAAAAGTGCAGGTACTTTTAGTGGCTACTCGCAAGGAGGTAACAGATACATATATTCGTACTTTTGAGCAAGCAGGATTGCAAATCAGCGTCTTAGAGATTAACAGTTTTGCCCTGATTCGGACAATTCGGGATCAACTGCGGCAATTTGGGCCACAAGAAGCAGTTGTATTAGTTGATATCGAGTTTGACAGTACAGAAATTGCGATCGTCATTAACGGAGTACCGCAATTTTCTCGCACTGTGCCAATTGGGACTTATCAAATGCAGATGGCAATGGCTAGGGCAATGAGTTTACCCACATCACGAGACATGGAAATTTTACAGGGAATTACGATTCCGGTAAATTCTGGGGATGGTGAGAAAACTGGGGTGACAGAAGCTGATCCTGGACTGGCGAGTGTGTTGCGAATTTTGGGAGAACTCACAGACGAGTTACGCCGTTCTATCGATTTTTACTTAAATCAGAGTGAAAACTTAGAAGTAGCGCAGATTTTGCTGGGAGGGCCTGGAGGTGGACTGCAACAGCTAGATGAATTTTTTACTCAACGATTGAGTATACCAACTAGCCAAATAGATCCTATAGGGTCTTTGTCATTGCAGGTTGATCCGGAAAAGTACCCCTCTACACAACGTTCTGGTTTAGCGATCATTCTTGGTTTAGGGATGCGGGAGGTTTAA
- a CDS encoding glycosyltransferase family 2 protein yields the protein MKFSIVITTYNRLNLLRRAIESSLNQSLACEVVVIDDCSSDETENYVKSLGDAVVYHRNQVNQGHAATVNTGVEKASGDWIKFLDDDDYLDVKCIEKMAEAIALCPDAVICSCIAAQVDSEGVELSRTPKTGPGLAFYIPQTDIHYGMLLELVPFGTPVQVACRRDAFLKTGGWDAQLNTNCDDIDSWIRIAQFGHAIFLNQCLAYRTIWTGAYNQKFSLQQRLNTNILMKERIYALVNEKHRSSIPSIADIKNYLNLHWTLIALKQKNLPSFFQMLNPAVLSPSAWQLFVNTASSRKAQMNNERIQKLVLIKA from the coding sequence ATGAAATTTAGCATTGTTATTACTACCTATAACCGATTGAACTTGCTGCGTCGGGCAATTGAATCGTCACTCAATCAGAGCCTTGCTTGTGAGGTAGTGGTGATTGATGATTGCTCATCAGATGAGACAGAAAATTATGTGAAAAGTCTGGGTGACGCTGTGGTTTACCATCGCAATCAAGTCAATCAAGGTCATGCGGCGACGGTGAATACTGGGGTAGAAAAAGCCAGTGGTGATTGGATTAAGTTTTTAGATGATGATGATTATCTAGATGTTAAGTGTATAGAAAAGATGGCAGAGGCGATCGCTCTTTGTCCTGATGCGGTGATTTGCTCTTGTATTGCGGCTCAAGTTGATAGTGAGGGGGTGGAACTCAGCCGCACTCCTAAGACTGGCCCTGGTTTGGCTTTTTATATCCCCCAAACAGATATTCATTATGGAATGCTATTAGAACTAGTCCCATTTGGTACACCTGTACAAGTTGCTTGTCGGCGGGATGCTTTTTTAAAAACTGGGGGTTGGGATGCTCAACTCAATACCAATTGTGATGATATTGATTCTTGGATTCGCATTGCTCAATTTGGTCATGCCATTTTCCTCAATCAATGTTTGGCTTACCGGACAATTTGGACTGGTGCATATAACCAAAAGTTTTCTCTCCAGCAACGCTTAAACACTAATATTTTGATGAAGGAAAGAATTTACGCTTTGGTCAATGAAAAACATCGTTCTTCTATTCCCAGTATTGCCGATATCAAAAATTATTTAAACCTGCATTGGACGTTGATAGCCTTGAAACAAAAAAATCTCCCAAGTTTTTTCCAGATGTTAAATCCAGCAGTACTTTCACCATCAGCTTGGCAGCTTTTTGTTAACACTGCTTCTTCTAGGAAAGCACAAATGAATAATGAGCGTATTCAGAAATTAGTGTTGATTAAAGCTTAG
- a CDS encoding PilN domain-containing protein, which yields MYSLDINFLKDRPAYQSNPDKKSGGVKLPTGSLTPVYIGVGLGLSLPIFVGVGWWFLQAKNLELEQAIALLDQENKKLDAEISNINKIKEQTNAVKGETQSLVTVFDQIRPWSAMLEDLRDRIPGSVQIENVKQIPPVPPVEGQPPGNPAGGIEITGLARSFNDVNDFLLTLQQSRFLKASESKIITASLVDAPVQQASSNSKGIAIKPPQIVRYTIQSSLSDVPASELIRELEQKGTVGLVTRIRSMQQTGVITR from the coding sequence ATGTACAGTCTAGATATTAATTTTCTCAAAGACCGCCCAGCTTACCAAAGCAACCCGGACAAAAAGTCAGGAGGAGTTAAACTACCGACTGGGAGCTTAACTCCTGTATATATAGGAGTTGGTCTGGGTTTGAGTCTGCCGATCTTTGTGGGTGTGGGTTGGTGGTTTTTGCAAGCGAAAAATCTGGAACTAGAACAGGCGATCGCACTCTTAGATCAGGAGAATAAAAAATTAGACGCAGAAATCAGCAATATCAACAAAATCAAGGAACAGACTAACGCTGTCAAAGGCGAAACTCAAAGTCTAGTCACTGTATTTGACCAAATTCGTCCTTGGTCTGCCATGTTAGAAGATTTGCGCGATCGCATTCCAGGATCTGTACAAATCGAAAACGTCAAGCAAATCCCCCCAGTCCCGCCAGTCGAAGGACAACCCCCCGGTAATCCGGCTGGTGGTATAGAAATTACCGGGTTAGCACGCTCTTTTAACGATGTCAATGACTTCTTATTAACCCTGCAACAGTCCCGCTTCTTAAAGGCTTCTGAAAGTAAAATTATCACGGCTTCTCTAGTAGATGCGCCTGTACAACAGGCTAGCAGCAATTCTAAAGGTATAGCCATCAAACCCCCGCAAATAGTCAGATATACCATTCAATCAAGTCTCAGTGATGTTCCCGCTTCTGAATTAATTCGGGAGTTAGAACAAAAAGGCACTGTAGGACTAGTAACTCGAATTCGCAGTATGCAACAAACAGGAGTCATTACAAGATGA
- a CDS encoding phosphoribosyltransferase, translated as MPDLYVSWSEYHYKIEQLAAQIYQSSWEFNQIVCLARGGLRVGDILARIYQLPLAILAASSYGGAGKQERGHLTLSQHLTMTTETLGTRILLVDDLVDSGITLQKTIPWLQEYSHSPIAEIRTAVIWYKACSLIAPDYYVDYLPDNPWIHQPFEHYEQTNLPELAAKLGMEPQKER; from the coding sequence ATGCCAGACCTTTACGTTTCTTGGTCAGAGTACCACTACAAAATCGAGCAACTGGCTGCTCAGATTTATCAATCTAGTTGGGAATTCAACCAGATTGTCTGTCTTGCCAGAGGTGGGTTAAGAGTAGGCGATATTCTTGCTCGGATATATCAGTTGCCATTGGCAATTTTAGCAGCATCATCTTACGGTGGTGCTGGCAAACAAGAGAGAGGTCATTTAACTTTATCTCAGCACTTAACAATGACCACGGAAACTCTAGGTACACGCATTCTGTTAGTTGATGACTTGGTAGATTCTGGCATCACACTGCAAAAAACTATCCCTTGGCTACAAGAATATAGTCATTCCCCAATAGCAGAAATTCGTACTGCTGTTATCTGGTACAAAGCCTGTTCTCTCATAGCACCCGATTACTACGTCGATTATTTGCCCGATAATCCTTGGATTCATCAACCTTTTGAACATTATGAGCAAACTAATCTACCAGAACTAGCCGCAAAGTTAGGTATGGAACCTCAGAAGGAGAGATGA
- the rplL gene encoding 50S ribosomal protein L7/L12 — MSAATDQILEQLKSLTLLEASELVKQIEEAFGVSAAAPVGVAVAAAPTAAAAEPVEEKTEFDVILESVPADKKIAVLKIVREITGLGLKEAKDLVEAAPKPIKEAIAKEAAEDAKKRIEEAGGKVTIK, encoded by the coding sequence ATGTCTGCTGCAACCGATCAAATTTTAGAACAATTGAAATCCTTGACTCTGTTAGAAGCTTCCGAGCTAGTTAAGCAAATTGAAGAAGCTTTTGGTGTAAGTGCTGCTGCTCCTGTTGGCGTAGCTGTCGCTGCTGCACCAACTGCTGCGGCTGCTGAACCAGTAGAAGAAAAAACCGAGTTTGATGTAATTTTAGAATCCGTTCCTGCTGATAAGAAGATTGCGGTACTGAAGATTGTCCGCGAAATCACAGGTTTGGGTCTGAAAGAAGCAAAAGACTTAGTAGAAGCTGCACCCAAACCCATCAAAGAAGCCATTGCAAAAGAAGCGGCTGAAGATGCTAAGAAGCGGATTGAAGAAGCTGGTGGTAAGGTAACTATTAAGTAA
- the rplK gene encoding 50S ribosomal protein L11, whose translation MAKKVVAVIKLALNAGKANPAPPVGPALGQHGVNIMMFCKEYNAKTADQAGMVIPVEISVYEDRSFTFVLKTPPASVLIRKAAKIERGSNEPNKKKVGKITTAQLREIAQTKLPDLNANDIEAAMKIVAGTAKNMGVTIAD comes from the coding sequence ATGGCGAAGAAAGTAGTAGCGGTCATTAAATTGGCCCTGAATGCTGGGAAAGCCAACCCAGCACCCCCAGTTGGCCCCGCATTGGGTCAACATGGTGTTAACATCATGATGTTCTGCAAAGAGTACAATGCCAAAACAGCAGACCAAGCTGGGATGGTTATTCCTGTAGAAATCTCGGTGTATGAAGACCGGAGTTTTACATTTGTACTCAAAACGCCACCAGCATCAGTCTTGATTCGCAAAGCGGCGAAAATCGAAAGAGGTTCCAACGAACCCAACAAAAAGAAAGTCGGCAAAATCACCACAGCACAATTACGGGAAATAGCTCAAACTAAATTACCCGACCTCAACGCCAACGATATCGAAGCGGCGATGAAAATTGTGGCAGGAACAGCTAAAAATATGGGCGTAACCATAGCAGATTGA